One region of Bartonella alsatica genomic DNA includes:
- the nuoG gene encoding NADH-quinone oxidoreductase subunit NuoG produces the protein MINIKVDGKEIEVPDYYTLLQAAEAAGVEIPRFCFHESLSIAGNCRMCLVEVKGGPPKPQASCAMGVRDLRSGPNGETPEIFTNTEMVKKTREGVMEFLLINHPLDCPVCDQGGECDLQDQAMLYGRDCSRYTENKRAVEDKYIGPLVKTVMTRCIHCTRCVRFTTEVAGVSELGLIGRGEDAEITTYLEKAMTSELQGNVIDLCPVGALTSKPYAFHARPWELIKTESIDVMDALGSAIRIDSRGREVMRIMPRTNEDINEEWISDKTRFIWDGLRTQRLDRPYVRKDGKLQPVSWTEAFEKIKTVVSQISPKKIGAIAGDLASIEEMYALKKLLISLGSKIFDCRQRGMALSSELGRSSYIFNPTIAGIEQADALLIVGSNPRHEAAVLNARIFKRQRMGNFPIALIGEKVDLHYSYSYLGAGTDALNALIREEEVFFNVLKEAKRPLILIGEGAVSGKDGLSVLKNLAKLADKVGALSKKWNGFGVLHNAASIVGGLDIGFTSKLGVTNILKTCEVLFLLGADEIELANTKAFTIYIGSHGDNGAHAADVILPASTYTEKSGLYVNTEGRVQMTNRAGFAPGEAKEDWAILRALSDVLGRKLPFDSLSQLRQSLFNDYPHLCAIDDIVPSDIANLKVLGSQMIVLEQQTFTSMIKDFYLTNPIARASAVMAECSSLAQKRASQIVK, from the coding sequence ATGATAAATATCAAAGTTGATGGTAAGGAAATTGAAGTCCCTGATTATTATACGTTGCTTCAAGCAGCTGAGGCAGCTGGTGTTGAAATTCCGCGTTTTTGTTTTCATGAATCTTTGTCAATTGCTGGAAATTGTCGTATGTGTTTGGTTGAAGTCAAAGGGGGCCCCCCCAAACCTCAGGCTTCTTGTGCTATGGGGGTTCGTGATTTACGATCCGGCCCTAATGGTGAAACGCCAGAAATTTTTACCAATACAGAGATGGTAAAAAAAACACGTGAAGGTGTCATGGAGTTTCTTCTCATCAATCATCCTTTGGATTGTCCTGTATGTGATCAAGGAGGAGAATGCGATCTTCAAGATCAAGCAATGCTCTATGGACGTGATTGTTCTCGGTATACAGAAAATAAACGTGCTGTAGAGGATAAATATATTGGACCACTTGTGAAAACTGTTATGACACGGTGTATTCATTGCACACGTTGTGTTCGTTTTACAACGGAAGTTGCGGGTGTTTCTGAGCTTGGTTTAATAGGACGTGGTGAAGATGCTGAAATTACGACATATCTTGAGAAAGCTATGACATCTGAATTGCAGGGAAATGTTATTGATCTTTGTCCAGTAGGAGCTTTGACTTCAAAACCTTATGCATTTCATGCACGTCCATGGGAGTTGATTAAAACGGAATCAATTGATGTAATGGATGCACTTGGTAGTGCTATTCGCATTGATAGTCGCGGTCGTGAAGTTATGCGAATTATGCCACGTACAAATGAAGATATAAATGAAGAATGGATTTCTGATAAGACACGCTTTATTTGGGATGGATTACGCACTCAACGGCTTGATAGGCCATATGTACGCAAAGATGGAAAGCTTCAACCTGTAAGTTGGACAGAAGCTTTTGAAAAAATTAAAACAGTCGTTTCTCAAATTTCGCCCAAAAAAATAGGGGCTATTGCAGGGGATCTTGCATCTATTGAAGAAATGTATGCACTTAAAAAACTACTGATTTCACTTGGATCAAAGATCTTTGATTGTCGTCAAAGAGGAATGGCTTTATCCTCTGAATTAGGGCGTTCGAGCTATATTTTTAATCCAACTATTGCAGGTATTGAACAGGCTGATGCTTTGCTTATCGTAGGCTCTAATCCGCGCCATGAAGCCGCTGTTTTAAATGCACGTATTTTTAAACGTCAACGGATGGGAAACTTTCCCATTGCATTAATTGGAGAGAAAGTCGATTTACATTATTCTTATTCTTATCTTGGAGCTGGTACTGATGCTTTAAATGCACTTATCCGTGAAGAGGAGGTGTTTTTTAATGTATTAAAAGAAGCAAAGAGACCGCTTATTCTTATTGGGGAGGGAGCTGTTTCAGGTAAAGACGGTTTGTCTGTTTTAAAAAATCTTGCAAAATTGGCTGATAAAGTTGGAGCCCTTAGTAAAAAATGGAATGGGTTTGGAGTTCTTCATAATGCAGCATCAATTGTTGGAGGATTAGATATTGGTTTTACTTCTAAGCTTGGGGTTACGAATATTCTTAAAACCTGTGAAGTTTTATTTCTTCTTGGAGCTGATGAAATAGAATTAGCCAATACAAAAGCTTTTACAATTTACATCGGTAGTCATGGTGATAATGGTGCGCATGCTGCTGATGTTATTTTGCCTGCATCGACTTATACGGAAAAATCAGGACTTTATGTAAATACAGAAGGACGTGTTCAAATGACAAACCGAGCTGGTTTTGCTCCGGGTGAAGCAAAAGAAGATTGGGCTATTTTACGTGCTTTATCGGATGTTTTAGGACGAAAGCTTCCTTTTGATTCACTTTCTCAATTAAGGCAGAGCTTGTTTAATGATTATCCACATCTTTGTGCCATTGATGATATAGTGCCTTCTGATATAGCTAATCTTAAAGTACTTGGTTCACAAATGATTGTTTTGGAGCAGCAAACATTTACTTCTATGATCAAAGACTTTTATTTGACAAATCCAATAGCACGTGCTTCTGCAGTTATGGCTGAATGTTCATCTCTTGCCCAAAAACGTGCTTCTCAAATTGTAAAGTAA
- the nuoH gene encoding NADH-quinone oxidoreductase subunit NuoH codes for MNYDFFITWLLPLLIIIGKTLLLLVFLLILVAYLLYADRKIWAAVQLRRGPNVVGPWGLLQSFADLIKFVVKEPIIPAGANKGVFLLAPFVSATLALSTWAVIPVNEGWEIAHINVGLLYILAISSLEVYGVIMGGWASNSKYPFLGALRSAAQMISYEVSIGFVLITVILISGSLDLTTIVHRQKHGFGMILGLPFSSFLDWNWLVLFPMFIIFFISALAETNRPPFDLVEAESELVAGHMVEYSSTPYMLFFLGEYVAIVLMCALTTILFLGGWLPPLDIWWLNWVPGIIWFVLKVCFVFFWFAMVKAFVPRYRYDQLMRLGWKVFLPLSLAMVIITAAFLKYTSFV; via the coding sequence ATGAACTATGATTTCTTTATAACTTGGCTGTTGCCGTTACTTATTATAATTGGAAAAACGCTTCTCCTGTTGGTTTTTCTCTTGATCTTAGTTGCTTATCTTCTTTATGCAGATAGAAAGATTTGGGCGGCGGTGCAATTGCGGCGTGGTCCAAACGTTGTTGGCCCGTGGGGATTGTTGCAGTCTTTTGCGGACTTAATTAAATTTGTTGTTAAAGAACCTATTATTCCTGCTGGTGCTAATAAAGGGGTTTTTCTTTTGGCGCCTTTTGTTTCTGCTACACTTGCTTTATCAACTTGGGCTGTTATCCCAGTTAATGAAGGTTGGGAAATTGCACATATTAATGTTGGTTTGCTTTATATCTTGGCCATTTCATCTCTTGAAGTTTATGGCGTTATTATGGGAGGGTGGGCATCAAATTCAAAATATCCTTTCTTAGGAGCCCTTCGTTCAGCAGCACAGATGATTTCTTATGAAGTTTCTATTGGGTTTGTACTTATAACTGTTATTTTAATAAGTGGTTCGTTAGACCTCACAACAATTGTTCATAGGCAAAAACACGGATTTGGAATGATTCTTGGCCTTCCTTTCAGCAGTTTTCTTGATTGGAATTGGCTCGTTCTTTTTCCAATGTTTATTATATTTTTTATTTCTGCGTTGGCAGAGACAAATCGTCCCCCCTTTGATTTAGTAGAAGCAGAATCTGAACTTGTTGCTGGTCATATGGTTGAATATTCTTCAACGCCTTATATGCTTTTTTTTCTTGGGGAGTATGTTGCTATTGTTTTAATGTGCGCACTAACAACTATTTTATTTTTAGGTGGTTGGTTACCTCCCTTGGATATTTGGTGGCTTAATTGGGTTCCTGGTATTATTTGGTTTGTTCTAAAGGTTTGCTTTGTATTTTTTTGGTTTGCTATGGTCAAAGCATTTGTTCCACGTTATCGCTATGATCAACTCATGCGGCTTGGTTGGAAGGTTTTTCTTCCTCTCTCACTAGCAATGGTTATAATAACTGCTGCTTTTTTAAAGTATACAAGTTTTGTTTAA
- the nuoI gene encoding NADH-quinone oxidoreductase subunit NuoI has protein sequence MSGLIQAAKSLLLLEFMSAFFLAMRQFFAPKPTINYPYEKGFVSQRFRGEHALRRYPNGEERCIACKLCEAICPAQAITIEAGPRRNDGTRRTVRYDIDMVKCIYCGFCQEACPVEAIVEGPNFEFATETREELYYDKEKLLMNGDRWEREIARNILMDAPYR, from the coding sequence ATGTCAGGTCTTATTCAGGCAGCAAAGTCACTCCTTTTATTAGAATTTATGAGTGCTTTTTTCTTAGCAATGCGTCAATTTTTTGCTCCAAAGCCTACGATTAATTATCCTTATGAGAAAGGTTTTGTTTCGCAACGTTTTCGTGGAGAACATGCGCTACGTCGTTATCCAAATGGTGAAGAACGGTGTATTGCCTGTAAATTATGTGAAGCGATTTGTCCAGCACAAGCTATTACAATTGAAGCAGGACCACGACGTAATGACGGTACACGTAGAACTGTCCGTTATGATATAGATATGGTTAAGTGTATTTACTGTGGTTTCTGTCAAGAGGCTTGTCCAGTTGAAGCTATTGTAGAAGGACCAAATTTTGAATTTGCAACAGAAACGCGAGAAGAACTTTATTATGATAAAGAAAAGCTTTTAATGAATGGAGATCGCTGGGAGAGAGAAATTGCTCGTAATATATTGATGGACGCACCTTATCGTTAA
- a CDS encoding NADH-quinone oxidoreductase subunit J, translating into MLPDLAAAFFYLFSFIMLVSAIIVITARNPVHSVLFLILTFFNAAALFLLAGAEFLGLILLVVYVGAVAVLFLFVVMMLNVDFFEFKSGALRYVPIGALVGGTVAVELIVVFMRGHFSPVLKTHITQPTPDLAQRTNTQALGDILYTDYVFYFQIAGIILLVAMIGAIVLTLHHKTGVKRQSIAVQVSRTVENAIEIKQVESGKGI; encoded by the coding sequence ATGCTACCAGATCTAGCGGCGGCATTTTTCTATTTATTTTCTTTTATTATGCTTGTAAGTGCAATTATTGTTATTACAGCGCGTAATCCTGTGCATTCAGTTTTGTTTTTAATATTGACATTTTTTAATGCTGCGGCTTTGTTTTTACTTGCAGGTGCAGAATTTTTAGGGCTTATTCTGCTTGTTGTTTATGTTGGTGCTGTAGCAGTTTTATTTTTATTTGTGGTTATGATGCTTAATGTTGATTTTTTTGAGTTTAAAAGTGGTGCCCTTCGATATGTTCCTATTGGAGCTCTTGTTGGAGGCACTGTGGCAGTAGAATTAATTGTTGTTTTTATGAGAGGCCATTTTTCTCCAGTTCTTAAAACACATATTACGCAACCAACGCCAGACTTAGCACAGCGAACAAATACACAGGCTTTAGGTGATATTCTCTATACAGATTATGTTTTTTATTTTCAAATTGCTGGGATCATTTTATTGGTTGCAATGATTGGTGCTATTGTTTTAACACTTCACCATAAAACAGGTGTAAAGCGGCAATCTATTGCTGTGCAAGTTTCTCGGACAGTAGAAAATGCAATTGAAATCAAACAAGTTGAGTCAGGAAAAGGCATTTAG
- the nuoK gene encoding NADH-quinone oxidoreductase subunit NuoK, with protein MHIDITHYLIVSALMFTIGIAGIFLNRKNVIIILMSIELILLSVNLNFVAFSAFLHDLVGQIFALFILTVAAAEAAIGLAILVVFFRNRGSIAVEDVNVMKG; from the coding sequence ATGCACATTGATATTACGCATTATCTCATTGTTTCTGCTCTGATGTTTACAATCGGAATTGCTGGCATTTTTCTCAATAGAAAGAATGTGATTATTATCTTGATGTCCATTGAGCTTATATTGCTTTCAGTTAATCTCAATTTTGTTGCGTTTTCAGCATTTCTTCATGATCTTGTTGGTCAAATATTCGCTTTATTTATCTTAACGGTAGCAGCTGCTGAAGCTGCAATTGGTTTGGCAATTCTTGTTGTTTTCTTCCGTAATCGTGGCTCTATTGCGGTTGAAGATGTTAACGTAATGAAAGGCTAA
- the nuoL gene encoding NADH-quinone oxidoreductase subunit L, producing the protein MYHIIIFLPLLGFLIASIGGKAIGDRLSELITCNCMVLVAVLSWVVFLDIALGHTPMVDVLVLHWLTVGNLSFDWALHIDTLTAVMLIVVNSVSALVHIYSVGYMYHDPSRSRFFSYLSLFTFMMLMLVTSNNLLQMFFGWEGVGLASYLLIGFWFQRDSANKAAMKAFVVNRVGDFAFLLGIFSIFVLFQSVDFSTIFAKAADNNFIQNVKFLGWQLDGQTAITITCLLLFIGAMGKSAQFLLHTWLPDAMEGPTPVSALIHAATMVTAGVFMVARMSPIFELSSIALTVIIIVGATTAFFAATVGLVQNDIKRVIAYSTCSQLGYMFVALGVGAYGAAIFHLFTHAFFKALLFLGAGSVIHAVSDEQDMRKMGGLRKHITITYWMMITGTIALTGVGIPGTPFGTAGFFSKDMIIESAFVSHNIASGYAFYLLVFSALLTSFYSWRLIFMTFHGKPRATVDIMHHVHESPPVMLIPLFILSIGAIFAGVVFQPYFFGDVYDAFWKGALFTSNHNHILHDVHHVFNWVKWSPFIAMILGFMLAYLFYISFPSLPKKMADFMPGIYHFLYQKWYFDQLYQVLFVRSVFRISFFLWKVGDIKIIDGLGPNGIAARIVDITNRIVRMQTGYLYHYAFAMLIGVALLITWMMVGGVN; encoded by the coding sequence ATGTATCATATTATCATCTTTCTTCCGCTTTTAGGCTTTTTAATTGCCTCTATAGGAGGAAAAGCTATAGGAGATCGCCTGAGTGAATTGATAACATGTAACTGTATGGTACTTGTTGCCGTACTATCATGGGTAGTTTTTTTAGATATTGCTCTTGGTCATACTCCAATGGTTGATGTATTAGTATTACATTGGCTTACTGTTGGCAATTTAAGCTTTGATTGGGCATTACATATTGATACATTAACAGCTGTTATGCTTATTGTTGTGAATAGTGTTTCGGCATTAGTACATATTTATTCAGTTGGTTATATGTATCATGATCCTTCAAGATCCCGTTTTTTTTCTTATCTTTCCTTATTCACATTTATGATGCTAATGTTGGTGACTTCCAATAACTTGCTGCAGATGTTTTTTGGATGGGAAGGTGTGGGGCTTGCTTCTTATTTGCTCATTGGTTTTTGGTTTCAGCGCGATTCTGCTAACAAAGCTGCAATGAAAGCTTTTGTAGTTAATCGTGTTGGGGATTTCGCTTTTCTTTTAGGAATCTTTAGTATTTTTGTTTTATTTCAATCCGTTGATTTTTCTACTATTTTTGCAAAAGCTGCAGATAATAACTTCATACAAAATGTGAAATTTTTAGGATGGCAGCTTGATGGACAAACAGCAATTACTATTACATGTCTTCTGTTATTTATTGGTGCAATGGGAAAGTCAGCACAATTTCTCTTACATACATGGCTCCCTGATGCAATGGAAGGACCCACTCCTGTATCAGCACTTATTCATGCAGCAACAATGGTAACAGCAGGTGTTTTTATGGTAGCACGCATGTCTCCCATTTTTGAACTTTCTTCAATTGCTTTGACAGTAATTATTATTGTCGGAGCAACTACCGCATTTTTTGCCGCAACTGTTGGTTTAGTACAAAATGATATTAAACGTGTTATTGCTTATTCTACGTGTTCACAACTTGGTTATATGTTTGTTGCACTAGGTGTTGGAGCTTATGGAGCAGCTATTTTTCACCTCTTTACGCATGCTTTTTTTAAAGCCTTATTATTTCTTGGTGCAGGCTCCGTCATTCATGCTGTATCTGACGAACAAGATATGCGAAAAATGGGCGGGTTACGTAAACACATAACGATAACGTATTGGATGATGATAACAGGAACCATCGCCTTAACAGGTGTTGGAATTCCAGGAACACCTTTTGGCACTGCTGGTTTTTTCTCCAAGGATATGATTATAGAGTCTGCTTTTGTTTCACATAATATTGCTTCAGGATATGCCTTCTATCTTCTTGTTTTTTCTGCCTTATTAACAAGTTTTTACTCATGGCGGCTTATATTTATGACATTTCATGGTAAACCGCGAGCTACAGTTGATATTATGCATCACGTTCATGAATCGCCTCCGGTTATGTTGATTCCACTCTTTATTTTATCTATTGGAGCAATATTTGCTGGTGTTGTTTTTCAACCTTATTTTTTTGGTGATGTATATGATGCTTTTTGGAAGGGAGCACTATTTACAAGCAACCATAATCACATTCTTCATGATGTTCATCATGTATTTAATTGGGTAAAATGGTCGCCATTTATAGCGATGATTCTTGGATTTATGTTAGCCTATTTATTCTATATTTCTTTTCCTTCTCTTCCCAAAAAAATGGCTGATTTTATGCCAGGAATATATCATTTTCTTTACCAAAAATGGTATTTTGATCAATTATATCAGGTTTTGTTTGTTCGTTCCGTTTTCAGAATTAGCTTCTTTCTTTGGAAAGTCGGAGATATTAAAATTATTGATGGTCTAGGTCCAAACGGTATTGCAGCACGTATTGTTGATATTACAAACAGAATTGTTCGTATGCAGACAGGCTATCTTTATCACTATGCATTTGCAATGCTTATAGGCGTTGCATTGCTGATCACATGGATGATGGTCGGGGGCGTGAATTGA
- a CDS encoding NADH-quinone oxidoreductase subunit M has product MTDWPILSTVTFLPLVGVLLILFIKDDSEAARYNIRNVAFFTTVFVFIISLIIWAEFDYTNTHFQMVEKYNWLGGDINYHMGVDGISILFVVLSAFLLPFCILASWENVKDSLKAYMIAFLLLEVVIIGVFCALDAMLFYVFFEGSLIPMFIIIGVWGGARRVYASIKFFLYTLLGSVLMLVALMVMYWEAGTLDIPTLLNYQFPAHMQIWLWLAFFASFAVKMPMWPVHTWLPDAHVEAPTAGSVILAGVLLKLGGYGFLRFSLPMFPIASADFAPFVFTLSLIAIIYTSLVALVQNDIKKLIAYSSIAHMGYVTMGIFASNEQGVQGAIYQMLSHGIISAALFLCVGVIYDRLHTREISAFGGLVNNMPKYAVVFLIFTMANVGLPGSSGFLGEFLTLIGVFQVSKLVVVFATTGVILSAAYALYLYRRVIFGSLDKENLKILVDLSSREKFILYPMIILTIFFGVYPTPILKTIAFSVEALINKLH; this is encoded by the coding sequence ATGACAGATTGGCCTATTCTTTCTACGGTTACATTTCTGCCACTTGTGGGGGTACTGCTGATTTTATTTATCAAAGATGATAGCGAAGCAGCGCGATATAATATACGCAATGTAGCATTTTTTACGACTGTATTTGTTTTCATTATTTCCTTAATTATTTGGGCAGAGTTTGATTATACGAACACGCATTTTCAAATGGTTGAGAAATATAATTGGTTAGGAGGTGACATTAACTATCATATGGGGGTTGATGGTATTTCTATTCTATTTGTTGTTCTCTCGGCTTTTCTTTTGCCGTTCTGTATTTTGGCAAGTTGGGAAAATGTTAAAGATAGCTTAAAAGCTTATATGATCGCTTTTCTTCTTCTCGAAGTCGTGATTATTGGAGTCTTTTGTGCTCTTGATGCCATGTTATTTTACGTTTTTTTTGAAGGTAGCCTTATTCCAATGTTTATTATTATAGGTGTTTGGGGGGGGGCACGACGTGTTTATGCAAGTATAAAATTTTTCTTATACACTTTACTTGGTTCAGTGCTTATGCTGGTTGCTCTTATGGTTATGTATTGGGAGGCTGGAACACTCGATATACCGACTTTACTAAATTATCAATTTCCTGCACATATGCAAATATGGTTGTGGCTTGCATTTTTTGCTTCTTTTGCAGTTAAAATGCCCATGTGGCCAGTTCACACATGGCTCCCTGATGCTCACGTGGAAGCACCCACAGCTGGCTCAGTTATTTTAGCCGGTGTATTATTAAAATTAGGTGGTTATGGCTTTCTGCGTTTTTCTTTACCAATGTTTCCTATTGCCTCAGCTGATTTTGCACCTTTTGTTTTTACTTTATCGCTTATTGCTATTATTTACACATCATTAGTTGCACTTGTTCAAAATGATATAAAAAAGCTTATTGCATATTCCTCAATAGCACATATGGGATACGTGACTATGGGCATTTTTGCTTCAAATGAACAAGGTGTTCAAGGAGCTATCTATCAGATGCTATCACATGGAATTATTTCAGCAGCTTTATTTCTTTGTGTTGGAGTTATCTATGACCGCTTGCATACACGTGAAATTTCAGCTTTTGGTGGTTTAGTGAATAATATGCCAAAATATGCTGTTGTTTTCCTAATCTTCACCATGGCGAATGTTGGATTACCCGGAAGTTCAGGATTTTTAGGTGAGTTTTTAACCTTAATAGGTGTTTTTCAAGTAAGTAAATTAGTCGTTGTTTTTGCTACAACTGGCGTTATTTTATCTGCTGCTTACGCACTTTACCTTTATCGGCGTGTAATTTTTGGTTCCTTGGATAAAGAGAATTTAAAAATTCTTGTAGATCTTTCTTCAAGAGAGAAATTTATCCTTTATCCAATGATTATTCTTACAATATTTTTTGGTGTCTATCCAACGCCTATTCTTAAAACAATAGCGTTTTCCGTAGAAGCTCTCATCAATAAATTGCACTAG
- the nuoN gene encoding NADH-quinone oxidoreductase subunit NuoN: MQTEMIAQLVLILPEILITLGGIVLLLIGVYSNTRSSLTVTGLAIALLVATIVIIVVFPKSGLFQTNALIIDSFGRYMKILTLIGALFALIMSVSFTSSQRFDIFEFPILVLFATLGMMLMISAGNMLSLYMGLELQSLALYVLAAINRDNVKSSEAGIKYFVLGALSSGLLLYGISLLYGFTGQIGFHEIALALKGEKLQLGVIFGIVFILAGLAFKISAVPFHMWTPDVYEGAPTPITAFFAGAPKIAAIALIIRVIVMTFLPLNSSDGSMPAWQQIFVFLAITSMTLSAFAAIGQSNIKRLMAYSSIGHMGYALVGLAAGDILGIKSVILYMTIYLGMTLGSFAFILGMRSSSGNVENIYDLSGLIKTNPFMAVVMTIQLFSLASIPPMAGFFGKWYTFSAAIHAGLTPLVVVGMIASVIGAFYYLRVIKIMWFDEAKAHFFVLSNELQFCLGLSALFILFYMLFGIWFTELAEKAAAALF, translated from the coding sequence ATGCAAACTGAAATGATAGCTCAATTAGTATTAATTCTTCCTGAGATTTTAATAACACTAGGAGGAATCGTATTGCTTTTGATTGGTGTTTATTCCAACACACGTTCCTCTTTAACTGTGACTGGTCTGGCCATTGCGCTTCTCGTTGCAACCATTGTTATTATTGTCGTTTTTCCGAAAAGTGGCTTATTTCAAACTAATGCGCTTATTATAGACTCTTTCGGTCGTTATATGAAAATTTTAACGCTTATTGGTGCACTTTTTGCTCTTATTATGTCTGTTAGTTTTACCAGTTCTCAAAGGTTTGATATATTTGAATTTCCTATACTTGTTCTTTTCGCAACACTTGGTATGATGCTGATGATTTCAGCTGGTAATATGCTATCACTTTATATGGGGTTGGAATTACAATCCTTAGCTTTATATGTTCTTGCTGCAATCAATCGTGATAATGTAAAATCTTCTGAAGCCGGTATAAAATATTTTGTTTTAGGAGCGTTGTCTTCAGGATTGTTACTTTATGGTATTTCCTTGCTTTATGGTTTTACTGGTCAAATTGGTTTTCACGAAATTGCTCTTGCTTTAAAAGGTGAAAAGTTACAATTAGGAGTCATTTTTGGAATTGTTTTTATTTTAGCTGGTTTAGCTTTCAAAATTTCTGCAGTTCCATTTCATATGTGGACACCTGATGTTTATGAAGGAGCACCCACACCTATTACAGCATTTTTTGCTGGAGCTCCTAAAATTGCCGCGATAGCATTAATTATTCGTGTTATTGTTATGACCTTTCTCCCACTAAATAGTTCTGATGGCTCTATGCCTGCATGGCAACAAATTTTTGTGTTTTTAGCGATTACATCGATGACACTTAGTGCATTTGCCGCAATTGGTCAGAGCAATATTAAGCGTCTAATGGCTTACTCATCAATTGGTCATATGGGATATGCGCTCGTTGGTTTAGCTGCTGGAGATATACTTGGAATAAAAAGTGTCATTCTTTATATGACTATTTATCTTGGTATGACGCTTGGTTCATTCGCTTTTATTCTTGGAATGAGATCTAGTAGTGGAAATGTTGAAAATATTTATGATCTTTCAGGGTTAATAAAGACGAATCCGTTTATGGCTGTTGTGATGACAATACAACTTTTTTCCTTAGCAAGTATACCACCTATGGCTGGTTTTTTTGGTAAATGGTATACATTTTCAGCTGCTATTCATGCTGGACTTACTCCACTTGTAGTCGTAGGAATGATAGCGTCTGTTATTGGGGCCTTTTACTATTTACGAGTCATCAAAATTATGTGGTTTGATGAAGCAAAAGCGCATTTTTTTGTTTTATCGAATGAACTTCAATTTTGTCTCGGTCTTTCTGCATTATTCATTTTATTTTATATGCTTTTTGGAATTTGGTTCACTGAATTGGCAGAAAAAGCAGCTGCTGCATTGTTCTAA
- a CDS encoding biotin--[acetyl-CoA-carboxylase] ligase, whose product MVYLLSNFAQKQGYAVESYETVDSTNLIAQRKAQAGYHGYLWIVAQEQSQGRARRGRTWSSPKGNLYSSLLLTDDIIHQTAAQLGFVAGVSVVEAIKQFIKNEKQMKSIVTLKWPNDILLRGAKSSGILLEIFKLPSQQYALVIGFGINVKHHYEDAPYLTSSLKNIGLCVEKEQLFTVLTEYFAKNYLLWKQPAGCDIIRKKWLLYSAHFGRHIKITNNKEIIEGIFEGLDSNFNCIIKQKNGQKAIITAGDVHFGLATSVHADSC is encoded by the coding sequence ATGGTTTATCTCTTATCAAATTTTGCACAAAAACAAGGATATGCTGTTGAATCTTATGAAACTGTTGATTCAACAAATCTCATCGCACAGAGAAAAGCCCAAGCTGGTTATCATGGCTATCTTTGGATTGTCGCACAAGAACAATCACAGGGAAGAGCGAGAAGAGGTAGGACATGGTCTAGTCCGAAAGGAAACCTTTATTCTAGTCTTTTATTAACTGATGATATTATTCATCAAACTGCTGCCCAGCTTGGTTTTGTTGCTGGAGTAAGTGTAGTAGAAGCAATAAAACAATTTATAAAAAATGAAAAACAAATGAAGAGTATTGTTACCTTAAAATGGCCAAATGATATCTTGCTAAGAGGAGCTAAAAGCTCTGGAATTTTGCTCGAGATTTTTAAATTACCATCACAACAATATGCACTAGTTATTGGTTTTGGAATAAACGTAAAACATCATTATGAAGATGCACCGTATCTCACTTCAAGCTTAAAGAATATTGGTTTGTGTGTTGAAAAAGAACAGTTATTTACGGTTTTAACAGAGTATTTCGCTAAAAATTACCTTCTTTGGAAACAACCAGCAGGATGTGATATAATCCGCAAAAAATGGCTTTTATATTCTGCTCATTTTGGACGGCATATCAAAATAACCAATAATAAAGAAATTATCGAGGGTATTTTTGAGGGACTTGATAGTAATTTTAACTGCATCATAAAACAAAAAAATGGTCAAAAAGCAATTATAACAGCTGGAGATGTTCATTTTGGTTTGGCGACTTCTGTCCATGCAGATTCTTGTTAA